In a genomic window of Anoplopoma fimbria isolate UVic2021 breed Golden Eagle Sablefish chromosome 6, Afim_UVic_2022, whole genome shotgun sequence:
- the ppp2r5d gene encoding serine/threonine-protein phosphatase 2A 56 kDa regulatory subunit delta isoform isoform X1, which produces MVEYITHSSEVVTENIYPEAVFMFSVNLFRTLPPSSNPTGAEFDPEEDEPTLEAAWPHLQLVYEFFLRFLESPDFTPNVAKKHIDQKFVMSLLELFDSEDPRERDFLKTILHRIYGKFLGLRAYIRRQINNIFYRFIYETEHHNGIAELLEILGSIINGFALPLKEEHKMFLIRVLLPLHKVKSLSVYHPQLAYCVVQFLEKDSSLTEPVIMGLLKFWPKTHSPKEVMFLNELEEILDVIEPSEFVKVQEPLFRQLAKCVSSPHFQVAERALYYWNNEYIMSLISDNAAKILPIMFPALYKNSKSHWNKTIHGLIYNALKLFMEMNQKLFDDCTQQYKAEKQKEKYKLKEREEIWTKIEVLARQNPQSNKLHPLRPGLHPQEEYMLYSDSTVAVYSMETETPTAEDIQLLKKTVESEASQGLKDLKKEKVLMRRKSELPQDVYTIKALEAHKRAEEYLTANQEAL; this is translated from the exons ATGGTGGAGTACATCACCCACAGCAGTGAGGTGGTGACGGAGAACATCTACCCCGAGGCTGTGTTCATG ttttcAGTGAACTTGTTCCGgactcttcctccttcctccaaCCCGACCGGAGCCGAGTTCGACCCTGAAGAGGACGAACCGACGCTGGAGGCAGCCTGGCCTCACCTGCAG ctCGTCTACGAGTTCTTCCTCCGGTTCCTCGAGTCTCCGGACTTCACACCAAACGTGGCCAAGAAACACATCGACCAGAAGTTTGTGATGTCG CTGTTGGAGCTGTTTGACAGTGAGGACCCCAGAGAGAGGGACTTCCTGAAGACCATCCTCCACCGCATCTACGGAAAGTTCCTCGGCCTCCGAGCCTACATCCGCCGCCAGATCAATAACATCTTCTACAG ATTCATCTATGAGACTGAACATCACAACGGCATCGCTGAGCTGCTGGAGATCCTGGggag catcATCAACGGCTTCGCTCTCCCTCTGAAAGAAGAACACAAGATGTTTCTGATCAGGGTTCTGCTGCCGCTTCATAAAGTCAAGTCTCTCAGCGTCTACCACCCacag CTGGCGTACTGTGTGGTCCAGTTCCTGGAGAAGGACAGCAGTCTGACGGAGCCG GTGATCATGGGCCTGCTGAAGTTCTGGCCCAAGACTCACAGTCCCAAAGAGGTGATGTTCCTGAATGAGCTGGAGGAGATCCTGGACGTCATCGAGCCCTCCGAGTTCGTCAAGGTCCAGGAGCCGCTCTTCAGACAGCTGGCCAAGTGTGTGTCCAGCCCACACTTCCAG GTGGCAGAGCGGGCTCTGTATTACTGGAACAACGAGTACATCATGAGTCTGATCAGTGACAACGCGGCTAAGATCCTCCCCATCATGTTCCCGGCCCTCTACAAGAACTCCAAGAGCCACTGGAACAA GACGATCCACGGTCTGATCTACAACGCTCTGAAGCTCTTCATGGAGATGAACCAGAAACTGTTTGATGACTGCACGCAGCAGTACAAGGCCGAGAAGCAGAA GGAGAAATATAAgctgaaggagagggaggagatcTGGACCAAGATAGAGGTCTTAGCCAGACAGAACCCACAG AGCAATAAGCTCCACCCACTCCGCCCAGGACTCCACCCACAGGAAGAG TACATGTTGTACAGTGATAGTACTGTGGCCGTGTACTCCATGGAGACAGAGACTCCAACAGCTGAAGACATCCAGCTGCTGAAGAAGACGGTGGAGAGTGAGGCCTCACAG GGTCTGAAGGacctgaagaaggagaaggtCCTGATGAGGAGGAAGTCGGAGCTTCCTCAGGACGTCTACACCATCAAAGCTCTGGAGGCTCACAAGAGGGCCGAGGAGTACCTGACAGCCAATCAGGAAGCTCTCTGA
- the znf318 gene encoding LOW QUALITY PROTEIN: zinc finger protein 318 (The sequence of the model RefSeq protein was modified relative to this genomic sequence to represent the inferred CDS: deleted 1 base in 1 codon) gives MYPPQRGGYRPPFEGRGPPPRPYPVPGYRDERSRPRPPFHPGYHEHGPADSYRRSPPRRRYPSPGQGGHRAGEYRRETSPRGSGPIDHNLVITVGNELTGPSGSAPFRHHDRDYPPRPEYERSRSRGRSRPQSRSPDRSRAKSQGRSKSRVRSKSRHRSQSRSPGRSRARSRGRSRSRSPDRSRARSRSRNKSHSPDRSRAKSRGRSKSHSPDRSRAKSRGRSKSRHRSKSSSRGRSIGRSHGRSASSSSSSSSSGDGKFRKGFRELETARRRKELEEMLSLPTKSILKKRNDSEDSPSLRTTNSPRGQEGSNISRVADQLLQAVKGMEPHMVASMLSELRTDPQMAHRVGLDAEIKEILHLLGGPAGVKPQEKADDIDDEEKFLYGDSEEPKPQLASEPIRHHGLDLYGDVTEEALYGDYPPPKQVITQTYGLPAGASPHLQAPPTTGEVDVRYTSRPSVSPDQNITVQVLNSAIPPGMEPLEEGERQALEEYEKIQDLLKTIGLDLGVTEISKMAARTKERLHGNKPPPKTPTRSRRYSSNSSDGSRGRRRRSHSSSSSSCSRSRSRGRGGNRGQLEQRRRQEELGAAQTSRPRHYAPKLPPPGYSQYGNYLPYMHQQWPPMYPPPTWPCPPNRPRRVPPYFALQTPLQQTGPELGDKGLMKTPVPDVEKVKVSEEQNNESQKQKVLEEREKLKQERDIRMKKKEYLMKELERLRKQQGELLRKKRREKGGHKDPLLQEISHLQEDVMAQISSLRKEHEAAEKNRNEIEKIALILGLIPSDRPRRAVKPPEDPEDEPPPSPPEKKKKCEVQRSPEGRQAASSSSTLKQTSAAAVAAPTSRASPDEPPADAPTPPPEPFEYYDAGNHWCKNCNVTSGSMFDYFTHLHSKTHRKTLDPYDRPWASTPTKISKNLLSEEKLTKPAKGSEFLLPVRGFFCLLCKQFYGDAICAEEHVTTHAHNEKYKKQMYENPLYEQRRNLDRQAGLASEPSGKKRKHEDEDKSNKDEKSKHKKEKRDKEKKKEESDAVQKEEKIKKEGEEAKPSKKEEELRKVKSLEEDRPLYSKKDEEEKLKCSKKDDKYCSSREEEERGKHSRKDEDDRYKYREEECRSRYRREEEDRYDNRLKYGPRDEYKYGQYSDFRSKHDEGKLKAEKEAFKKLEPGKPAGKPDTNKPEPPPKPYDPPKILCGPSPAMRAKLRKQSLETSKPPPPPAATTAPSFGKFTWKKKESILAKEAEKVAAEFIKEDEAAAKQNPVSAEDSFAKSMAVAKEIAHKLGGHNTTPPWVYNRATRGRIRPNLPAPAAVLRKTAMMGKPAPLNTFLSIIPQNTGLQGTAPTEQPLFCDGLTRALNAQNALLENKPQPPSGTTGTFEAMPPPPVSRPAPPVSRPAPPVCNPAPLVSKPAPPICNPAPPVSKPAPIETKPAPYETMPAPSVAKSAQHAMIKIVSDVAAPGVPEGEQTRTVFVKPPPFMIMGDGPHKSEKLRSNLAAAKAQDLFNIFYSRVDQSGASSITKPATDASADGSSSNKIQLLTTQAPKPQPQLLTTQAPKPQPQLLTTQAPKPQPDSPIPQTPPEPVIQIESVWSLQPSQTPTHRVAPSETQPELNLPAQSETAPQNQSLTPKSESQTKPAELEPTSQMPKLAPQIITDPKPDQDTQPLLHLETHPDTVPEPAPKPGPKTRGKATPTKRTPPTTRPVRQTRSQTRYQTRQQQSQSEPEPASGDSDSAASDPKGVDSSDPGSGLLLEEGTPSEGDPPMMEITAETLGLPADMTSLDFDYDFNFE, from the exons ATGTACCCCCCGCAGAGAGGAGGCTACCGGCCGCCGTTCGAGGGCCGAGGTCCTCCGCCGAGGCCTTACCCGGTACCGGGCTACCGAGACGAGCGGAGCCGGCCCAGGCCTCCGTTCCACCCGGGCTACCACGAGCACGGCCCCGCGGACTCCTACCGCCGCTCCCCGCCGCGCAGGAGGTACCCGTCCCCCGGGCAGGGAGGCCACCGGGCCGGAGAGTACCGCAGAGAG ACGTCTCCTCGGGGCTCTGGTCCCATCGACCACAACCTGGTCATCACCGTTGGCAACGAGCTAACTGGACCGTCTGGCTCCGCCCCTTTTCGCCATCATGACAG AGACTACCCTCCTCGACCCGAGTACGAGCGGAGCAGGAGCCGGGGCCGGAGCCGACCTCAAAGCCGGAGTCCGGACCGGAGCCGGGCCAAGAGTCAGGGACGGAGCAAGAGTCGGGTGAGGAGCAAGAGCCGGCACCGCAGCCAGAGCCGCAGTCCGGGCCGGAGCCGGGCCAGGAGTCGGGGTCGGAGCAGGAGCCGCAGTCCGGACCGGAGCCGGGCCCGGAGCAGGAGCCGGAATAAGAGCCACAGTCCGGACCGGAGCCGGGCCAAGAGCCGGGGACGGAGCAAAAGCCACAGTCCGGACCGGAGCCGGGCCAAGAGCCGGGGCCGGAGCAAGAGCCGCCACCGCAGCAAGTCCAGTTCCAGAGGGAGGAGCATCGGGCGGAGCCACGGACGCAGTGCgagcagctccagctccagctccagcagcgGAGACGGGAAATTCAGAAAAGGGTTCAGGGAGCTGGAGACGGCGCGACGCaggaaggagctggaggagatgcTGAGTCTGCCGACGAAATCCATCCTGAAGAAACGCAACGACTCCGAGGACTCGCCGTCACTCAGG ACCACCAACTCCCCTCGAGGTCAAGAGGGTTCCAACATTTCCCGGGTGGCCGACCAGCTTCTGCAGGCGGTGAAGGGCATGGAGCCCCACATGGTGGCCTCCATGCTGTCCGAGCTGCGGACAGATCCTCAGATGGCTCACCGGGTCGGCCTCGACGCCGAGATCAAAGAGATCCTCCACCTGCTGGGGGGTCCGGCGGGGGTCAAACCTCAGGAGAAGGCGGACGACATTGACGACGAGGAGAAGTTCCTGTACGGAGACTCGGAGGAGCCCAAACCTCAGCTGGCGTCCGAGCCGATCCGACACCACGGGCTGGATCTGTACGGAGACGTGACGGAGGAGGCGCTGTACGGAGACTACCCCCCACCGAAACAGGTCATCACTCAGACGTACGGCCTCCCGGCGGGGGCCTCGCCTCACCTTCAGGCCCCTCCCACCACGGGGGAGGTGGATGTGAGATACACCAGCCGGCCCTCCGTCAGCCCCGACCAGAACATCACGGTCCAGGTGCTGAACTCTGCCATACCGCCGGGGATGGAGCCGCTAGAGGAGGGCGAGCGCCAGGCGCTGGAGGAGTACGAGAAGATCCAGGACCTGCTGAAGACCATAGGCCTGGACCTGGGCGTGACCGAGATCAGCAAGATGGCCGCCAGGACCAAAGAGCGTCTCCACGGAAACAAGCCGCCTCCGAAGACGCCCACGCGCAGCAGGCGCTACTCTTCCAACAGCTCGGACGGGAGCCGGGGTCGCAGGAGGCGGAGCCACAGCAGTagctccagcagctgcagccggAGTCGCAGCCGCGGGCGGGGGGGCAACCGGGGGCAGCTGGAGCAGCGACGGCGGCAGGAGGAGCTCGGCGCCGCCCAAACCTCAC GTCCACGGCATTATGCCCCCAAACTTCCCCCGCCGGGTTACAGCCAGTACGGAAACTACCTTCCCTACATGCACCAGCAGTGGCCGCCCATGTACCCGCCCCCAACATGGCCCTGCCCCCCAAACCGGCCCAGACGAGTTCCCCCCTACTTTGCCCTACAAACACCCCTACAGCAAACCGGC CCTGAGCTGGGGGACAAAG GTTTGATGAAGACTCCGGTTCCGGACGTTGAGAAGGTCAAAGTGTCTGAGGAGCAGAACAACGAGAGCCAGAAACAAAAG gttctggaggagagagagaagctgaagCAGGAGAGAGACATCCGGATGAAGAAGAAAGAGTATCTGATGAAGGAGCTGGAGCGGCTCAGGAAGCAACAAG GGGAGCTCCTGAGGAAGAAGCGGCGGGAGAAGGGCGGACACAAAGACCCTCTGCTGCAGGAGATCAGCCACCTGCAGGAGGACGTCATGGCTCAGATCTCCAGCCTGCGCAAAGAGCACGAGGCCGCCGAGAAGAATCGCAACGAGATTGAGAAGATAGCGCTCATCCTCGGCCTGATCCCGTCCGACCGGCCCCGCAGGGCCGTCAAACCGCCGGAGGACCCGGAGGACGAGCCGCCGCCATCGCcgccagagaagaagaagaaatgtgaGGTGCAGAGGAGTCCTGAGGGCCGGCAGGCcgccagcagcagctccaccttAAAG CAGACCTCAGCGGCGGCGGTGGCTGCGCCGACGTCGAGAGCGTCTCCAGACGAGCCGCCCGCCGACGCCCCGACTCCGCCCCCAGAGCCGTTTGAATACTATGACGCAGGAAACCACTGGTGCAAAAACTGTAACGTCACCTCTGGTTCCATGTTTGATTATTTCACACACTTGCACAGCAAAACGCACCGAAAG ACTCTGGACCCGTACGACCGACCCTGGGCTTCCACTCCCACCAAAATCAGCAAGAACCTTCTGTCAGAAGAGAAGCTGACGAAACCCGCCAAAG GTTCTGAGTTCTTGCTGCCCGTCAGAGGGTTCTTCTGTCTGCTGTGTAAACAGTTTTATGGAGACGCCATCTGTGCAGAAGAGCACGtcaccactcacgctcacaacGAGAAATACAAG AAACAGATGTACGAGAACCCTTTGTATGAACAGAGGAGGAACCTGGACCGGCAGGCCGGACTGGCCTCCGAGCCCAGCGGGAAGAAACGCAAACATGAGGACGAGGACAAGAGCAACAAGGACGAGAAGTCCAAacacaaaaaggagaaaagggacaaggagaaaaagaaggaggagtCCGATGCTGTTCAGAAGgaggagaaaattaaaaaagagggagaggaggcgaAGCCCAGCAAGAAAGAGGAGGAATTGAGGAAGGTCAAAAGCCTGGAAGAGGACAGGCCTTTGTACAGCAAGAAAGACGAGGAGGAAAAGTTGAAATGCAGCAAGAAGGATGATAAATACTGctccagcagagaggaagaggagaggggtaAGCACAGCAGGAAAGACGAGGACGACCGATACAAATACAGAGAAGAGGAATGTCGGTCCCGGTACCGCAGGGAAGAAGAGGACCGATATGACAACCGCCTCAAATATGGGCCGAGAGACGAGTATAAATACGGTCAATATTCAGATTTCAGATCCAAACATGACGAAGGAAAACTTAAGGCTGAGAAGGAAGCTTTTAAAAAGCTTGAGCCGGGAAAACCAGCAGGGAAACCAGATACCAACAAGCCTGAACCTCCGCCGAAGCCGTACGACCCGCCCAAAATCCTCTGTGGACCTAGTCCAGCCATGAGGGCAAAGCTCCGCAAGCAGAGCCTGGAAACCAGCAAACCACCGCCGCCTCCGGCTGCGACTACGGCTCCATCGTTTGGGAAGTTCACatggaagaagaaggagagtaTTCTGGCAAAGGAGGCGGAGAAAGTTGCTGCAGAGTTCATCAAAGAAGATGAAGCAGCTGCAAAGCAGAACCCGGTCTCGGCGGAGGATTCCTTTGCTAAATCCATGGCCGTTGCCAAGGAGATCGCCCACAAGCTAGGGGGCCACAACACCACTCCTCCTTGGGTGTACAACAGAGCCACCCGGGGAAGGATCCGGCCTAACCTCCCTGCACCGGCTGCAGTCCTGAGGAAAACCGCCATGATGGGTAAACCTGCCCCTCTGAACACCTTCCTCTCCATTATACCCCAAAACACGGGATTACAAGGAACTGCTCCGACAGAACAACCCTTATTCTGTGATGGTCTCACAAGGGCTCTCAATGCCCAGAATGCACTGCTGGAAAATAAACCTCAGCCACCAAGTGGTACAACCGGGACATTTGAGGCCATGCCTCCGCCGCCGGTGTCAAGACCTGCACCGCCGGTTTCAAGACCTGCACCACCTGTTTGTAACCCTGCACCACTGGTTTCTAAACCTGCACCACCAATTTGTAACCCTGCACCACCAGTTTCTAAACCTGCCCCAATCGAGACAAAGCCTGCACCATATGAAACTATGCCTGCTCCATCTGTGGCTAAATCGGCACAACATGCGATGATAAAGATCGTGTCCGACGTGGCGGCTCCCGGAGTTCCAGAGGGCGAGCAAACACGTACGGTTTTTGTCAAGCCTCCACCTTTCATGATCATGGGCGACGGACCTCATAAGTCTGAGAAACTTAGGAGTAACCTGGCTGCAGCTAAAGCCCAGGACTTATTCAACATCTTCTACAGCAGGGTTGACCAATCGGGTGCCTCCTCCATCACCAAACCAGCAACAGATGCCAGCGCTGATGGGAGCAGCAGCAATAAAATTCAGCTTCTGACCACGCAAGCTCCAAAACCACAACCTCAGCTTCTGACCACGCAAGCTCCAAAACCACAACCTCAGCTTCTGACCACGCAAGCTCCAAAACCACAACCAGACTCACCAATTCCCCAAACCCCGCCAGAACCAGTCATTCAAATTGAATCCGTTTGGTCCTTGCAGCCGTCCCAAACTCCAACGCATCGGGTGGCTCCATCTGAAACCCAGCCAGAACTGAATCTACCAGCCCAGTCTGAGACTGCACCCCAAAACCAGTCCTTAACTCCCAAATCTGAGTCCCAAACCAAGCCTGCTGAGCTGGAACCAACATCTCAAATGCCCAAACTGGCCCCTCAAATCATCACGGACCCCAAACCAGACCAGGACACTCAGCCCCTGCTCCATCTAGAGACCCATCCTGACACGGTTCCAGAACCTGCTCCCAAGCCAGGACCCAAAACTAGAGGCAAGGCGACTCCGACAAAGAGGACCCCTCCTACCACCCGTCCCGTCCGACAAACCAGATCTCAAACCAGATACCAGACCCGCCAGCAGCAGAGCCAGTCCGAGCCTGAGCCGGCTTCAGGAGATTCTGACTCGGCAGCTTCAGACCCAAAGGGGGTGGACTCGTCCGATCCTGGCTCagggctgctgctggaggaggggaCGCCCAGCGAGGGTGACCCTCCGATGATGGAGATCACTGCTGAGACCCTGGGCCTCCCCGCAGACATGACCTCTCTGGACTTTGATTATGATTTTAACTTTGAGTAG
- the ppp2r5d gene encoding serine/threonine-protein phosphatase 2A 56 kDa regulatory subunit delta isoform isoform X2 has translation MPNKSKKETAKCAKSSMKNSNSGAGGGKDAAAENSDESQQQQSGSKRPSNSTPPPTQLNKIKYSGGPQLVKKERRQSSSRFSLTKNRELQKLPALKGVLPLMEREELFVQKLRQCCVLFDFISDPLSDLKYKEVKRAGLNEMVEYITHSSEVVTENIYPEAVFMFSVNLFRTLPPSSNPTGAEFDPEEDEPTLEAAWPHLQLVYEFFLRFLESPDFTPNVAKKHIDQKFVMSLLELFDSEDPRERDFLKTILHRIYGKFLGLRAYIRRQINNIFYRFIYETEHHNGIAELLEILGSIINGFALPLKEEHKMFLIRVLLPLHKVKSLSVYHPQLAYCVVQFLEKDSSLTEPVIMGLLKFWPKTHSPKEVMFLNELEEILDVIEPSEFVKVQEPLFRQLAKCVSSPHFQVAERALYYWNNEYIMSLISDNAAKILPIMFPALYKNSKSHWNKTIHGLIYNALKLFMEMNQKLFDDCTQQYKAEKQKEKYKLKEREEIWTKIEVLARQNPQSNKLHPLRPGLHPQEEYMLYSDSTVAVYSMETETPTAEDIQLLKKTVESEASQGLKDLKKEKVLMRRKSELPQDVYTIKALEAHKRAEEYLTANQEAL, from the exons atgCCCAACAAGAGCAAGAAG GAAACGGCTAAATGTGCTAAAAGCAGCATGAAGAACAGCAACAGCGGCGCTGGGGGCGGGAaagatgctgctgcagagaacTCAGACGAG tcccagcagcagcagagcggcAGCAAGCGTCCCAGTAACAGCACGCCTCCTCCCACTCAGCTCAACAAGATCAAATACTCTGGAGGTCCTCAGCTGGTGAAGAAGGAGCGCCGTCAGAGCTCCTCCCGCTTCAGCCTCACCAAGAACCGGGAGCTGCAGAAGCTACCTGCTctcaaaggtgt ACTCCCCCTGATGGAGCGGGAGGAGCTGTTCGTCCAGAAGCTACGTCAGTGCTGCGTCCTGTTCGACTTCATCAGCGACCCGCTCAGCGACCTCAAGTACAAAGAGGTGAAGAGGGCGGGACTCAACGAGATGGTGGAGTACATCACCCACAGCAGTGAGGTGGTGACGGAGAACATCTACCCCGAGGCTGTGTTCATG ttttcAGTGAACTTGTTCCGgactcttcctccttcctccaaCCCGACCGGAGCCGAGTTCGACCCTGAAGAGGACGAACCGACGCTGGAGGCAGCCTGGCCTCACCTGCAG ctCGTCTACGAGTTCTTCCTCCGGTTCCTCGAGTCTCCGGACTTCACACCAAACGTGGCCAAGAAACACATCGACCAGAAGTTTGTGATGTCG CTGTTGGAGCTGTTTGACAGTGAGGACCCCAGAGAGAGGGACTTCCTGAAGACCATCCTCCACCGCATCTACGGAAAGTTCCTCGGCCTCCGAGCCTACATCCGCCGCCAGATCAATAACATCTTCTACAG ATTCATCTATGAGACTGAACATCACAACGGCATCGCTGAGCTGCTGGAGATCCTGGggag catcATCAACGGCTTCGCTCTCCCTCTGAAAGAAGAACACAAGATGTTTCTGATCAGGGTTCTGCTGCCGCTTCATAAAGTCAAGTCTCTCAGCGTCTACCACCCacag CTGGCGTACTGTGTGGTCCAGTTCCTGGAGAAGGACAGCAGTCTGACGGAGCCG GTGATCATGGGCCTGCTGAAGTTCTGGCCCAAGACTCACAGTCCCAAAGAGGTGATGTTCCTGAATGAGCTGGAGGAGATCCTGGACGTCATCGAGCCCTCCGAGTTCGTCAAGGTCCAGGAGCCGCTCTTCAGACAGCTGGCCAAGTGTGTGTCCAGCCCACACTTCCAG GTGGCAGAGCGGGCTCTGTATTACTGGAACAACGAGTACATCATGAGTCTGATCAGTGACAACGCGGCTAAGATCCTCCCCATCATGTTCCCGGCCCTCTACAAGAACTCCAAGAGCCACTGGAACAA GACGATCCACGGTCTGATCTACAACGCTCTGAAGCTCTTCATGGAGATGAACCAGAAACTGTTTGATGACTGCACGCAGCAGTACAAGGCCGAGAAGCAGAA GGAGAAATATAAgctgaaggagagggaggagatcTGGACCAAGATAGAGGTCTTAGCCAGACAGAACCCACAG AGCAATAAGCTCCACCCACTCCGCCCAGGACTCCACCCACAGGAAGAG TACATGTTGTACAGTGATAGTACTGTGGCCGTGTACTCCATGGAGACAGAGACTCCAACAGCTGAAGACATCCAGCTGCTGAAGAAGACGGTGGAGAGTGAGGCCTCACAG GGTCTGAAGGacctgaagaaggagaaggtCCTGATGAGGAGGAAGTCGGAGCTTCCTCAGGACGTCTACACCATCAAAGCTCTGGAGGCTCACAAGAGGGCCGAGGAGTACCTGACAGCCAATCAGGAAGCTCTCTGA